GGAAACTGGTCAGCGTAAGGCCGCCGATGGCAGCTTGGTACCTGCTTGGTTCATCCAGAGCGTGTCCGCGAAATGCAACGACAAGCTCGTGTTGCAGGCCAATTGGGGCCCCGCAGTTTCCAAGAATCCGTTTTTGTCTTTCTCCTTCAAGGGTGGCAAGGCCGGCGACACAGTGGATGTGACCTGGACTGACAACAAAGGCGATACACGGACAGACAAAACCAAAGTGGCATAATCTCAAGCAGTTGATAAAACCACAAGAAAGGGGTGTGAGATGAGGCAAACAAACAAAGCGGCGGTCAGGTTCACCGCTGCTGCATTTGCAGGTATTGCAGCCGTGGCGTCATTGGCCATGAATGCGCATGCGCAAAAAACCACCGAGCAGGGCATTCAGGAATACCGTGACATGCTGGCCGATGGTAACCCGGCTGAATTGGTCGAATTGCGTGGCGAAGACCTCTGGAGCAAACCACAAGGTCCTAAAAATGCTTCGCTCGAAAAATGCGATCTGGGTTCAGGCCCGGGTAAGCTGGAAGGCGCGGTGGCTACCTTGCCAC
The nucleotide sequence above comes from Limnobacter thiooxidans. Encoded proteins:
- the soxZ gene encoding thiosulfate oxidation carrier complex protein SoxZ translates to MGDPMKIRAKANGDEVEVKVLMSHEMETGQRKAADGSLVPAWFIQSVSAKCNDKLVLQANWGPAVSKNPFLSFSFKGGKAGDTVDVTWTDNKGDTRTDKTKVA